GTCCGTTCCTGGCGGATTTTCGTAAGTCCCAGGGCGCTTAATGTTCCCCGTTGTTTCGGAGGACGCCCATAGGCGCTTTTGACCAGCTTGATTGTAATTTTGCCCGGCATGGCTATTTCCTCGGGGTGTGCAGCGTTTTGCCGCGCAGATCGCTCACGAAATCTGCGCTGCGCAGCGAGGCCAAACCGGCGATGGTGGCCCGAAGCACGTTGTGGGGGTTGTTGGTGCCGATGGCCTTGGTCAGGATGTCGTGGACGCCCACGGCCTCCATGACGGCCCGCACCGGACCTCCGGCGATGATGCCGGTTCCCTTGGAGGCGGGTTTGAGCACC
Above is a genomic segment from Desulfolutivibrio sulfodismutans DSM 3696 containing:
- the rpmD gene encoding 50S ribosomal protein L30, whose product is MPGKITIKLVKSAYGRPPKQRGTLSALGLTKIRQERTFDKNETVLGMIAKVEHLVEVSES